One genomic region from Flagellimonas oceani encodes:
- the apaG gene encoding Co2+/Mg2+ efflux protein ApaG, translating into MFTQVTKGIKVSVRTSFEGTFFKNYKVHYAFGYTITIENLSKDTVQLTARHWDVFDALKDMETVDGEGVIGRKPVIKPGSSHTYSSGCLLASPVGAMRGHYHMVNFTNAEEFEVEIPTFKFAAPFAIN; encoded by the coding sequence ATGTTTACACAGGTAACCAAAGGAATAAAAGTATCGGTACGCACCTCGTTTGAAGGCACATTTTTTAAGAATTACAAAGTGCACTATGCCTTTGGCTATACCATAACCATCGAGAACTTGAGCAAGGACACGGTACAGCTAACCGCAAGGCATTGGGATGTATTCGATGCCCTTAAGGATATGGAAACCGTTGATGGGGAGGGGGTTATCGGAAGAAAGCCCGTAATAAAGCCCGGCAGTTCCCACACCTATAGCTCCGGTTGCCTCTTGGCATCGCCTGTCGGGGCCATGCGCGGACATTACCACATGGTAAACTTTACCAATGCCGAAGAGTTCGAAGTGGAAATACCGACTTTTAAGTTTGCCGCACCCTTTGCAATAAACTAA